From Nymphaea colorata isolate Beijing-Zhang1983 chromosome 6, ASM883128v2, whole genome shotgun sequence, a single genomic window includes:
- the LOC116255709 gene encoding putative leucine-rich repeat receptor-like protein kinase At2g19210 isoform X1 has product MASHGFFLLLCWSASLFLAGAQEGFLNIDCGLTGTSDYTNQADNLTQTPDDIYVESGVKTPIDPMYSALNNIEHRVYNTVRYFPTYKRNCYRLPATKGTKYKYLLRSSFMYGNYDRLNRPPSFDVYFGVDLWDTVKLDNSTHHYRSELVAEATSTTFYVCLVNVGKGTPFISGLKLRPLTQNMYAPANSSQALTTHKRVDVGGNSSTSIRWPGDRYDRRWDPDYGAYGTPKSTRESVTEDVHDGHPSFGLPVPVMQTAVYSREIVIRWVGAQDSSFYLFLDFADVVKPASGGPRQMNVQLNGQDWRATNVTYLLSSFLYTEAPTVDSQYSFSIRSTNASDEGAVLNAFEVYKVFQLSGSATDTIDVLVLTDIKQFYQLKKNWVGDPCFPKDYPWDGIECDDSSTPKIQTLDLSNSELNGTITGLISKLTALKTLNLSGNNLYGPVPDVLQELRNVLHIDLSNNHLSGSIPLSLLERNKSGEIVLSIENNPLICQSDRCSKDRKGRSLVIVISVVVPLAVAALILFLVINMIKRRKQGKLEVGRAVTMNREMIGSPLWPHATPGYSKNGIFTYSEVMAMTNNFQKVIGKGGSATVFYGVLNDGREVAVKKMATSLVERGPKEFAAEVCMVKMLMQVHHKHLTPFVGYCNDQTEMILIYEYMSNGNLQKLLSDKTANVLNWRQRLQIALDAAIGLEYLHSGCIPAFIHRDVKSSNILLNEKLEAKIADFGLSKSIISDEFSHVTTGVAGTIGYLDPEYIYTSKLTEKSDVYSFGVVLFELITGQPAIATDAEGQRFSLVQIVVSELRSGDINSIIDPRLHGQYEISSIWKVAETAMTCTSEKSVVRPTMTLVVAQLKEAMEMEASTERSGSWRILASPSDSLSGGRTTLSATGLSDTDVAIYPSAR; this is encoded by the exons atggctTCACATGGTTTCTTCCTTCTGCTCTGTTGGTCGGCTTCCCTCTTCTTAGCAGGAGCACAAGAAG GGTTTCTCAACATCGACTGCGGACTGACAGGGACTTCAGACTACACCAATCAGGCCGACAACCTCACCCAGACTCCCGACGATATCTACGTAGAGAGTGGCGTCAAGACGCCGATAGACCCCATGTACAGCGCCCTGAATAACATCGAGCACAGAGTGTACAACACGGTGAGATATTTCCCCACCTACAAAAGAAACTGCTACCGCCTGCCGGCGACTAAGGGCACCAAGTACAAGTATCTCCTCCGGTCTTCTTTCATGTATGGTAACTACGACCGCCTCAACCGCCCGCCGAGCTTCGACGTCTATTTCGGCGTGGACCTGTGGGACACAGTGAAGTTGGATAATAGCACTCATCACTATCGGTCGGAATTGGTCGCCGAAGCAACATCCACAACCTTCTATGTTTGCCTTGTCAATGTCGGAAAAGGGACGCCTTTCATTTCCGGTTTGAAGCTCCGGCCACTTACTCAGAACATGTACGCACCGGCCAACAGCTCCCAGGCGCTCACAACTCACAAGCGGGTGGACGTTGGAGGGAACTCTTCCACATCCATAAG GTGGCCCGGCGACCGGTATGATCGTAGATGGGATCCAGACTATGGTGCATATGGAACACCAAAGAGCACTCGGGAGTCCGTGACGGAGGATGTACACGACGGTCATCCATCCTTCGGGTTGCCGGTGCCTGTGATGCAGACTGCGGTGTATTCGAGGGAGATAGTTATCCGCTGGGTCGGGGCGCAAGACAGCAGTTTCTATCTCTTTTTAGACTTCGCCGACGTGGTGAAGCCGGCCTCCGGCGGTCCGAGGCAAATGAACGTCCAGCTCAATGGGCAAGACTGGAGAGCGACCAATGTTACGTACCTCTTGAGCTCTTTTCTGTATACGGAAGCTCCAACAGTCGATTCTCAGTACTCATTTTCCATACGATCGACCAATGCTTCCGACGAAGGCGCCGTGCTCAACGCCTTCGAGGTCTACAAAGTCTTCCAGCTGTCTGGCTCTGCTACTGATACCATCGATG TTTTAGTTCTAACGGATATCAAGCAATTCTATCAACTAAAGAAAAACTGGGTGGGAGATCCTTGTTTTCCTAAAGATTATCCTTGGGATGGCATAGAATGTGACGATTCTTCAACACCAAAAATACAGACTCT GGATCTTTCCAATAGTGAGCTAAATGGTACAATCACAGGACTTATTTCAAAACTCACGGCACTGAAAACATT GAACTTGTCGGGGAACAACCTGTATGGACCAGTGCCAGACGTTTTGCAAGAGTTGCGCAATGTGCTCCATAT AGATCTGTCGAACAATCACCTCTCTGGGTCAATTCCATTGAGTTTGCTCGAAAGAAATAAGAGTGGAGAAATCGTGCTGAG caTTGAGAACAATCCCCTGATTTGCCAAAGCGACAGATGCAGTAAAGATCGTAAGGGCAGGAGCCTTGTTATTGTGATCTCCGTGGTGGTACCTTTAGCGGTTGCAGCACTAATTCTATTCTTGGTGATCAACATGATCAAGCGAAGAAAACAGG GCAAACTGGAGGTAGGCAGGGCTGTAACAATGAACAGAGAAATGATAGGCAGTCCTTTGTGGCCACATGCAACCCCTGGATACAGCAAAAATGGCATTTTTACTTACTCCGAAGTGATGGCAATGACGAATAACTTTCAGAAAGTTATTGGTAAAGGAGGGTCTGCCACTGTCTTCTATGGAGTCCTCAATGATGGACGTGAAGTTGCAGTAAAGAAGATGGCTACAAGTCTTGTAGAACGAGGACCCAAGGAATTTGCTGCTGAGGTCTGCATG GTTAAGATGTTGATGCAAGTTCACCATAAACACTTGACGCCTTTTGTTGGCTACTGCAACGATCAAACAGAAATGATCCTTATTTATGAGTACATGTCCAATGGAAACCTTCAGAAACTACTTTCAG ATAAAACAGCCAATGTACTGAACTGGCGACAACGATTGCAGATTGCTTTGGATGCAGCAATCG GCTTGGAATACTTGCATTCAGGGTGCATACCTGCATTCATTCACAGAGATGTCAAGTCGAGCAACATTCTTCTTAATGAGAAACTTGAAGCAAAGATTGCAGATTTTGGGCTATCAAAAAGTATAATTTCTGATGAATTTTCACACGTTACAACTGGTGTTGCTGGCACAATTGGATACTTGGACCCTGA GTATATCTACACCAGCAAGCTGACTGAGAAAAGTGACGTGTATAGCTTTGGGGTAGTCCTGTTTGAGCTCATTACAGGTCAACCTGCCATAGCAACTGATGCTGAAGGACAAAGGTTCTCATTAGTTCAAATTGTGGTATCGGAACTAAGGAGTGGGGATATCAACAGTATTATTGACCCCAGGCTACATGGGCAGTATGAAATCAGCTCCATATGGAAAGTTGCGGAGACAGCGATGAcatgcactagtgagaagtcgGTCGTTCGGCCTACCATGACTTTGGTTGTGGCTCAGTTGAAGGAAGCCATGGAGATGGAGGCATCTACTGAGAGAAGTGGAAGTTGGAGGATTTTGGCAAGCCCATCAGATTCATT
- the LOC116255709 gene encoding putative leucine-rich repeat receptor-like protein kinase At2g19210 isoform X2 yields the protein MASHGFFLLLCWSASLFLAGAQEGFLNIDCGLTGTSDYTNQADNLTQTPDDIYVESGVKTPIDPMYSALNNIEHRVYNTVRYFPTYKRNCYRLPATKGTKYKYLLRSSFMYGNYDRLNRPPSFDVYFGVDLWDTVKLDNSTHHYRSELVAEATSTTFYVCLVNVGKGTPFISGLKLRPLTQNMYAPANSSQALTTHKRVDVGGNSSTSIRWPGDRYDRRWDPDYGAYGTPKSTRESVTEDVHDGHPSFGLPVPVMQTAVYSREIVIRWVGAQDSSFYLFLDFADVVKPASGGPRQMNVQLNGQDWRATNVTYLLSSFLYTEAPTVDSQYSFSIRSTNASDEGAVLNAFEVYKVFQLSGSATDTIDVLVLTDIKQFYQLKKNWVGDPCFPKDYPWDGIECDDSSTPKIQTLDLSNSELNGTITGLISKLTALKTLNLSGNNLYGPVPDVLQELRNVLHIDLSNNHLSGSIPLSLLERNKSGEIVLSIENNPLICQSDRCSKDRKGRSLVIVISVVVPLAVAALILFLVINMIKRRKQGKLEVGRAVTMNREMIGSPLWPHATPGYSKNGIFTYSEVMAMTNNFQKVIGKGGSATVFYGVLNDGREVAVKKMATSLVERGPKEFAAEVKMLMQVHHKHLTPFVGYCNDQTEMILIYEYMSNGNLQKLLSDKTANVLNWRQRLQIALDAAIGLEYLHSGCIPAFIHRDVKSSNILLNEKLEAKIADFGLSKSIISDEFSHVTTGVAGTIGYLDPEYIYTSKLTEKSDVYSFGVVLFELITGQPAIATDAEGQRFSLVQIVVSELRSGDINSIIDPRLHGQYEISSIWKVAETAMTCTSEKSVVRPTMTLVVAQLKEAMEMEASTERSGSWRILASPSDSLSGGRTTLSATGLSDTDVAIYPSAR from the exons atggctTCACATGGTTTCTTCCTTCTGCTCTGTTGGTCGGCTTCCCTCTTCTTAGCAGGAGCACAAGAAG GGTTTCTCAACATCGACTGCGGACTGACAGGGACTTCAGACTACACCAATCAGGCCGACAACCTCACCCAGACTCCCGACGATATCTACGTAGAGAGTGGCGTCAAGACGCCGATAGACCCCATGTACAGCGCCCTGAATAACATCGAGCACAGAGTGTACAACACGGTGAGATATTTCCCCACCTACAAAAGAAACTGCTACCGCCTGCCGGCGACTAAGGGCACCAAGTACAAGTATCTCCTCCGGTCTTCTTTCATGTATGGTAACTACGACCGCCTCAACCGCCCGCCGAGCTTCGACGTCTATTTCGGCGTGGACCTGTGGGACACAGTGAAGTTGGATAATAGCACTCATCACTATCGGTCGGAATTGGTCGCCGAAGCAACATCCACAACCTTCTATGTTTGCCTTGTCAATGTCGGAAAAGGGACGCCTTTCATTTCCGGTTTGAAGCTCCGGCCACTTACTCAGAACATGTACGCACCGGCCAACAGCTCCCAGGCGCTCACAACTCACAAGCGGGTGGACGTTGGAGGGAACTCTTCCACATCCATAAG GTGGCCCGGCGACCGGTATGATCGTAGATGGGATCCAGACTATGGTGCATATGGAACACCAAAGAGCACTCGGGAGTCCGTGACGGAGGATGTACACGACGGTCATCCATCCTTCGGGTTGCCGGTGCCTGTGATGCAGACTGCGGTGTATTCGAGGGAGATAGTTATCCGCTGGGTCGGGGCGCAAGACAGCAGTTTCTATCTCTTTTTAGACTTCGCCGACGTGGTGAAGCCGGCCTCCGGCGGTCCGAGGCAAATGAACGTCCAGCTCAATGGGCAAGACTGGAGAGCGACCAATGTTACGTACCTCTTGAGCTCTTTTCTGTATACGGAAGCTCCAACAGTCGATTCTCAGTACTCATTTTCCATACGATCGACCAATGCTTCCGACGAAGGCGCCGTGCTCAACGCCTTCGAGGTCTACAAAGTCTTCCAGCTGTCTGGCTCTGCTACTGATACCATCGATG TTTTAGTTCTAACGGATATCAAGCAATTCTATCAACTAAAGAAAAACTGGGTGGGAGATCCTTGTTTTCCTAAAGATTATCCTTGGGATGGCATAGAATGTGACGATTCTTCAACACCAAAAATACAGACTCT GGATCTTTCCAATAGTGAGCTAAATGGTACAATCACAGGACTTATTTCAAAACTCACGGCACTGAAAACATT GAACTTGTCGGGGAACAACCTGTATGGACCAGTGCCAGACGTTTTGCAAGAGTTGCGCAATGTGCTCCATAT AGATCTGTCGAACAATCACCTCTCTGGGTCAATTCCATTGAGTTTGCTCGAAAGAAATAAGAGTGGAGAAATCGTGCTGAG caTTGAGAACAATCCCCTGATTTGCCAAAGCGACAGATGCAGTAAAGATCGTAAGGGCAGGAGCCTTGTTATTGTGATCTCCGTGGTGGTACCTTTAGCGGTTGCAGCACTAATTCTATTCTTGGTGATCAACATGATCAAGCGAAGAAAACAGG GCAAACTGGAGGTAGGCAGGGCTGTAACAATGAACAGAGAAATGATAGGCAGTCCTTTGTGGCCACATGCAACCCCTGGATACAGCAAAAATGGCATTTTTACTTACTCCGAAGTGATGGCAATGACGAATAACTTTCAGAAAGTTATTGGTAAAGGAGGGTCTGCCACTGTCTTCTATGGAGTCCTCAATGATGGACGTGAAGTTGCAGTAAAGAAGATGGCTACAAGTCTTGTAGAACGAGGACCCAAGGAATTTGCTGCTGAG GTTAAGATGTTGATGCAAGTTCACCATAAACACTTGACGCCTTTTGTTGGCTACTGCAACGATCAAACAGAAATGATCCTTATTTATGAGTACATGTCCAATGGAAACCTTCAGAAACTACTTTCAG ATAAAACAGCCAATGTACTGAACTGGCGACAACGATTGCAGATTGCTTTGGATGCAGCAATCG GCTTGGAATACTTGCATTCAGGGTGCATACCTGCATTCATTCACAGAGATGTCAAGTCGAGCAACATTCTTCTTAATGAGAAACTTGAAGCAAAGATTGCAGATTTTGGGCTATCAAAAAGTATAATTTCTGATGAATTTTCACACGTTACAACTGGTGTTGCTGGCACAATTGGATACTTGGACCCTGA GTATATCTACACCAGCAAGCTGACTGAGAAAAGTGACGTGTATAGCTTTGGGGTAGTCCTGTTTGAGCTCATTACAGGTCAACCTGCCATAGCAACTGATGCTGAAGGACAAAGGTTCTCATTAGTTCAAATTGTGGTATCGGAACTAAGGAGTGGGGATATCAACAGTATTATTGACCCCAGGCTACATGGGCAGTATGAAATCAGCTCCATATGGAAAGTTGCGGAGACAGCGATGAcatgcactagtgagaagtcgGTCGTTCGGCCTACCATGACTTTGGTTGTGGCTCAGTTGAAGGAAGCCATGGAGATGGAGGCATCTACTGAGAGAAGTGGAAGTTGGAGGATTTTGGCAAGCCCATCAGATTCATT
- the LOC116255709 gene encoding putative leucine-rich repeat receptor-like protein kinase At2g19210 isoform X3 yields the protein MASHGFFLLLCWSASLFLAGAQEGFLNIDCGLTGTSDYTNQADNLTQTPDDIYVESGVKTPIDPMYSALNNIEHRVYNTVRYFPTYKRNCYRLPATKGTKYKYLLRSSFMYGNYDRLNRPPSFDVYFGVDLWDTVKLDNSTHHYRSELVAEATSTTFYVCLVNVGKGTPFISGLKLRPLTQNMYAPANSSQALTTHKRVDVGGNSSTSIRWPGDRYDRRWDPDYGAYGTPKSTRESVTEDVHDGHPSFGLPVPVMQTAVYSREIVIRWVGAQDSSFYLFLDFADVVKPASGGPRQMNVQLNGQDWRATNVTYLLSSFLYTEAPTVDSQYSFSIRSTNASDEGAVLNAFEVYKVFQLSGSATDTIDVLVLTDIKQFYQLKKNWVGDPCFPKDYPWDGIECDDSSTPKIQTLDLSNSELNGTITGLISKLTALKTLNLSGNNLYGPVPDVLQELRNVLHIDLSNNHLSGSIPLSLLERNKSGEIVLSIENNPLICQSDRCSKDRKGRSLVIVISVVVPLAVAALILFLVINMIKRRKQGKLEVGRAVTMNREMIGSPLWPHATPGYSKNGIFTYSEVMAMTNNFQKVIGKGGSATVFYGVLNDGREVAVKKMATSLVERGPKEFAAEVCMVKMLMQVHHKHLTPFVGYCNDQTEMILIYEYMSNGNLQKLLSDKTANVLNWRQRLQIALDAAIGISTPAS from the exons atggctTCACATGGTTTCTTCCTTCTGCTCTGTTGGTCGGCTTCCCTCTTCTTAGCAGGAGCACAAGAAG GGTTTCTCAACATCGACTGCGGACTGACAGGGACTTCAGACTACACCAATCAGGCCGACAACCTCACCCAGACTCCCGACGATATCTACGTAGAGAGTGGCGTCAAGACGCCGATAGACCCCATGTACAGCGCCCTGAATAACATCGAGCACAGAGTGTACAACACGGTGAGATATTTCCCCACCTACAAAAGAAACTGCTACCGCCTGCCGGCGACTAAGGGCACCAAGTACAAGTATCTCCTCCGGTCTTCTTTCATGTATGGTAACTACGACCGCCTCAACCGCCCGCCGAGCTTCGACGTCTATTTCGGCGTGGACCTGTGGGACACAGTGAAGTTGGATAATAGCACTCATCACTATCGGTCGGAATTGGTCGCCGAAGCAACATCCACAACCTTCTATGTTTGCCTTGTCAATGTCGGAAAAGGGACGCCTTTCATTTCCGGTTTGAAGCTCCGGCCACTTACTCAGAACATGTACGCACCGGCCAACAGCTCCCAGGCGCTCACAACTCACAAGCGGGTGGACGTTGGAGGGAACTCTTCCACATCCATAAG GTGGCCCGGCGACCGGTATGATCGTAGATGGGATCCAGACTATGGTGCATATGGAACACCAAAGAGCACTCGGGAGTCCGTGACGGAGGATGTACACGACGGTCATCCATCCTTCGGGTTGCCGGTGCCTGTGATGCAGACTGCGGTGTATTCGAGGGAGATAGTTATCCGCTGGGTCGGGGCGCAAGACAGCAGTTTCTATCTCTTTTTAGACTTCGCCGACGTGGTGAAGCCGGCCTCCGGCGGTCCGAGGCAAATGAACGTCCAGCTCAATGGGCAAGACTGGAGAGCGACCAATGTTACGTACCTCTTGAGCTCTTTTCTGTATACGGAAGCTCCAACAGTCGATTCTCAGTACTCATTTTCCATACGATCGACCAATGCTTCCGACGAAGGCGCCGTGCTCAACGCCTTCGAGGTCTACAAAGTCTTCCAGCTGTCTGGCTCTGCTACTGATACCATCGATG TTTTAGTTCTAACGGATATCAAGCAATTCTATCAACTAAAGAAAAACTGGGTGGGAGATCCTTGTTTTCCTAAAGATTATCCTTGGGATGGCATAGAATGTGACGATTCTTCAACACCAAAAATACAGACTCT GGATCTTTCCAATAGTGAGCTAAATGGTACAATCACAGGACTTATTTCAAAACTCACGGCACTGAAAACATT GAACTTGTCGGGGAACAACCTGTATGGACCAGTGCCAGACGTTTTGCAAGAGTTGCGCAATGTGCTCCATAT AGATCTGTCGAACAATCACCTCTCTGGGTCAATTCCATTGAGTTTGCTCGAAAGAAATAAGAGTGGAGAAATCGTGCTGAG caTTGAGAACAATCCCCTGATTTGCCAAAGCGACAGATGCAGTAAAGATCGTAAGGGCAGGAGCCTTGTTATTGTGATCTCCGTGGTGGTACCTTTAGCGGTTGCAGCACTAATTCTATTCTTGGTGATCAACATGATCAAGCGAAGAAAACAGG GCAAACTGGAGGTAGGCAGGGCTGTAACAATGAACAGAGAAATGATAGGCAGTCCTTTGTGGCCACATGCAACCCCTGGATACAGCAAAAATGGCATTTTTACTTACTCCGAAGTGATGGCAATGACGAATAACTTTCAGAAAGTTATTGGTAAAGGAGGGTCTGCCACTGTCTTCTATGGAGTCCTCAATGATGGACGTGAAGTTGCAGTAAAGAAGATGGCTACAAGTCTTGTAGAACGAGGACCCAAGGAATTTGCTGCTGAGGTCTGCATG GTTAAGATGTTGATGCAAGTTCACCATAAACACTTGACGCCTTTTGTTGGCTACTGCAACGATCAAACAGAAATGATCCTTATTTATGAGTACATGTCCAATGGAAACCTTCAGAAACTACTTTCAG ATAAAACAGCCAATGTACTGAACTGGCGACAACGATTGCAGATTGCTTTGGATGCAGCAATCG GTATATCTACACCAGCAAGCTGA